A window from Setaria italica strain Yugu1 chromosome VIII, Setaria_italica_v2.0, whole genome shotgun sequence encodes these proteins:
- the LOC111258360 gene encoding protein NRT1/ PTR FAMILY 8.2-like, protein MGQQRAKDQDDSLQVPLLKDKKRAGSKAPAVVLGFECLESTGFFGISTNLVVYLEKVLHGSNLASASKVTTWTGTSYLTPIFGAIIADTFLGNYNTILISLVVYLLLEQVAWQLGLPKEDTTDPQELLVALSRHGPGHPAAFDNA, encoded by the exons ATGGGgc aGCAACGGGCCAAAGATCAGGACGACAGCCTGCAAGTGCCACTATTGAAGGATAAAAAACGCGCAGGCAGCAAGGCACCAGCAGTTGTTCTAG GGTTCGAGTGCCTGGAGAGCACAGGGTTCTTTGGCATCTCCACGAACCTGGTCGTGTACCTGGAGAAAGTCCTCCACGGCAGCAACCTGGCCAGCGCCTCCAAAGTCACTACGTGGACCGGCACCAGCTACCTGACCCCGATCTTCGGCGCCATCATCGCCGACACCTTCTTGGGCAACTACAACACCATCCTCATCTCCCTCGTCGTCTACCTTCTT TTGGAGCAGGTGGCCTGGCAGCTGGGGCTACCAAAGGAGGACACCACGGATCCCCAGGAATTATTGGTGGCGTTGAGTCGACATGGACCCGGTCACCCCGCCGCGTTCGACAACGCCTAG